The following coding sequences are from one Musa acuminata AAA Group cultivar baxijiao chromosome BXJ1-6, Cavendish_Baxijiao_AAA, whole genome shotgun sequence window:
- the LOC135676422 gene encoding pathogen-related protein-like encodes MASSAEQGDKYRDFMYGEGEKDTVWRFGAPPNYDVVNKLFEEGRTQVWPVGSLEERVQRLVKTWEMELVHKVRPEDYKSINPQKFRLSLNGKEGLTVQQIQDMGGSYNAFLQTSLPPELRIYDPSVETAESSGKAFATTFPRGFAVEILQVLSGPPVIVYKFRHWGYMEGPFHGHAPTGEVVQFIGTGIFHVDDGMRVEKVEFFYERGDFLAGFLKGGPLESILASGSRCPIMNA; translated from the exons ATGGCGAGTTCAGCTGAACAAGGAGACAAGTACCGGGATTTCATGTATGGCGAGGGTGAAAAGGACACCGTGTGGAGGTTCGGAGCTCCTCCGAACTATGATGTCGTCAACAAGCTTTTCGAAGAAGGTCGAACGCAG GTGTGGCCGGTGGGTTCGCTGGAAGAGAGGGTGCAGAGGCTGGTGAAGACATGGGAAATGGAGTTGGTCCACAAGGTGCGGCCGGAGGACTACAAGTCCATCAATCCACAGAAGTTTCGGCTCAGCCTTAATG GAAAGGAAGGACTCACTGTACAACAAATCCAGGACATGGGAGGAAGCTACAACGCCTTCCTGCAGACCAGCCTGCCTCCAGAGCTTCGGATCTACGACCCGTCGGTGGAGACGGCGGAGTCGTCTGGGAAGGCGTTCGCCACCACGTTTCCTCGTGGCTTCGCTGTGGAGATCCTCCAAGTCCTTAGCGGCCCGCCTGTAATCGTGTACAAGTTCCGCCACTGGGGCTACATGGAAGGCCCGTTCCACGGCCACGCCCCCACCGGCGAGGTGGTCCAGTTCATTGGAACCGGAATCTTTCac GTGGATGACGGGATGAGGGTGGAGAAGGTGGAGTTCTTCTACGAGCGTGGAGACTTTCTCGCGGGCTTCCTGAAAGGTGGGCCACTGGAGAGCATCTTAGCCTCTGGTTCGCGCTGCCCTATCATGAACGCATAG
- the LOC135676423 gene encoding uncharacterized protein LOC135676423 has translation MKRHPLPSFGYWDYCDELLSAHYFESAVQAGVIRGHYFGEDGDLFYHRKVIKKVGNAGGEKQQHGKEQQRKQVKVSDMKLQTTPRRPRALKAVDEDLYKIPPELLYQKPKRKRSLRKLWSGCMGINSVA, from the exons ATGAAGAGGCATCCACTTCCGTCTTTTGGATACTGGGATTACTGTGACGAGCTCCTTTCCGCCCATTACTTCGAGTCAGCAGTGCAGGCTGGAGTGATCCGAGGACATTATTTTGGCGAAGATGGCGATCTCTTTTACCACAGAAAG GTGATCAAAAAGGTCGGTAATGCAGGAGGAGAGAAGCAGCAGCATGGCAAAGAGCAGCAGAGGAAGCAAGTCAAGGTCAGTGACATGAAGCTCCAAACCACCCCAAGGAGGCCTCGAGCTCTCAAGGCTGTGGATGAAGACCTGTACAAGATCCCACCTGAGCTCCTCTACCAAAAGCCCAAGCGG AAGCGGTCGTTAAGGAAGCTGTGGTCGGGATGTATGGGAATCAACAGCGTTGCCTGA